From Gossypium raimondii isolate GPD5lz chromosome 11, ASM2569854v1, whole genome shotgun sequence:
ACAGGGTGGGTGGATCAGGCATCGATCTCAGAAGCAAAGCAAGGGTAATTGATTTGAACATTTGATTTTGCAGGTATTTTTCTTTACATTGTAATAACATGATATGcttatatacatgcatatatagaCACTTTCTGGGCCTGTTAGCGATCCTTCAAAGCTCCCAAAGTGGAATTATGACGGTTCCAGCACCGGTCAAGCCTCTGGCGAAGACAGTGAAGTCATCTTATAGTACTACTTTTTgctcctttttctcttttaaatgttttcatACTTTTTGTTAGATATATtgatggatttttttatttttgttttttgtgtgTATATTTACAATTAAATGGAATAGTCCTCAAGCTATATTCAAAGATCCATTTAGGAGGGGCAACAATATTCTTGTAAGTTGTGTCTCATCtatgttatttattattccatACATGCTCTTCACCTgcaatttttctaaaatcttaTACAATTAAGAAgttgaaacaaaaagaaaatttaaatttttcataaattcatatggaaataaatattttaatcaaaataatataaaatagatataaaaagtaaaagttgtattttagtaaatatattgAGATCGAACCGCTTgctctaaaaattttaattcataaaacCCGATTTTCAAtgctatgaaatttttaaaagaatgttgGGCACATCCATCCGCACTTGACtccaaataagataaatgttAAAACGGCTGAGTCCTAACTTCCATATTAAACagtgatgatttttttttaggttATGTGCGATGCTTATACTCCAGCTGGTGATCCAATTCCCACAAACAAGAGATGCGCTGCTGCTAAGATTTTTAGCCATCCTGATGTTGTCGCCGAAGAACCCTGGTATTTcccttttgttcttttctttctttgaactATTTAAGAATGTGTGATTtagtacatacatatatatatttgtgttgaTTTTGCATATGATATATGAGAGCAAAACAGGTATGGAATAGAGCAAGAGTACACcttgttgcagaaagatgttaaatggCCAATTGGATGGCCTGTGGGTGGCTTTCCTGGACCTCAGGtaatcatttctttctttttccaattgCTTGTTTTATAGAAGAAGCAGCAGTGGGTGATAAATATAATCTTACTTTTATGACAGGGACCTTACTATTGTGGTGTTGGCGTCGACAAAGCCTTTGGCCGTGACATTGTGGATTCTCATTACAAAGCTTGTTTATATGCTGGAATCAGTATCAGTGGCATCAATGGAGAAGTCATGCCAGGACAGGTACTATAACCTTTTGGCCTAAatccaaatatatttatattcgtTTGTTATgctgaattttcttttcttgatggCTTAAAGTGGGAATTTCAAGTTGGCCCAACAGTTGGCATCTCTGCCGGAGATGAGTTATGGGTTGCGCGTTACGTTTTGGAGGTAATGAAGCACTACCCCTTCACTTGACAACACTTTCGCTTCTTTTGATCTTAATATTCTAGTTTCTAAATTACAGAGGATCACTGAGATTGCTGGTGTGGTGCTCTCATTTGATCCCAAGCCCATTCAGGTTTGAATCCTTTGCTTCCCTTTGCTTTTACTTTAGCTCTATTTTAATGAACTTGAAGATTAACTCATACACCTTAATACTAATGATCACAGGGAGACTGGAATGGTGCCGGTGCTCACACCAATTACAGGTATATTTTAATAGATCTTTCCAAGTTTATTCCAAGAACTAATTGTGTgtcatgtatgtatgtatgtaacaGTACGAAGTCCATGAGATGTGACGGAGGCTATGAGGTTATCAAGAAAGCAATTGAAAAGCTTGGGGCGAGGCACACACAACACATTGCTGCCTATGGAGAAGGCAATGAACGCCGCCTCACTGGTCGACATGAGACTGCCGACATCAACACTTTCATATGGGTATACACTGCTACGCATTCCATTGATTCAATTGGGAAATTCTAATTTCTTATTCCTTTATTCAATGTACAATATGCAATGGTTGAATAGGGTGTTGCAAACCGTGGGATATCGATTCGTGTTGGTCGAGACACAGAGAAAGCCGGAAAAGGTTATTTCGAAGACCGGCGGCCAGCTTCAAACATGGACCCATACATTGTCACTTCCATGATTGCAGAAACCACCATCCTGTGGAAACCCTGAGGCATATATATACCTTGCCTTACTGTTTCTGTGTGGTACAAAGGAAAGAGctatgtttgttttgttttgcttgCTATATCGAGCCGGATCGGACCAAAGAACTAGTTTGTTTTGGGGTAGGGTACAAATAATCATGTCTTTTTACTTTGATGGATGCTGCTACATTTAATGGCTACTTGGCCTTTCTATATCTTCTGTTGATTCCTTGCCATTAAGTTATGCTCTTTTCAAATGTATCttttatcaataatattaagagctattttttgagttgtttaattGTTGATGCTGCActgtagaggtgatcatgggcagGGTCGGGCCcatacaaaattttaggctcggGCCCAGCCCAGCCTAAAATATGGGcttaaaaatttgtccaagtcCGGCctgaaagaaaattattaagcTCAAGCTCAGTCTGGCCCGacccatattaaatatatacatttaatatatatataatttatatttgattaaaaataaaaatatataatatttgattaaaaataaaatatatatatttaatatataattcgggtcgggccgggccaaaaaagttttacccgagACTCGgcctgttttctaaacgggcctcatttttttgcccaaacccatattttgggcctatatttttacctgaaCCCTCTCATTTTTTGGGCTGGGCTGGGTAGACCAACTCATGATCACCTCTATGTTGCAATCCTTTCGTGGAGATTTTAATCTTATGGTTATTTtcggaaaaaaaatttaaatttttctaaaattataatatgattttttaaattccgatatttgaaagtaaaatttttaaaatttcaatttcatttcaaagtGAGCTCCCAGTGTTGTTCATCTTATAGAACTCATCTGGGTTTAAGTCTCTAGATAAGCAGTTAAAAAGTTCAATTTCAGAATAACTCACTCTTATGATTAGTGTGTGTGAGTCGTGTGGTATTAAAGTTCCTTCTAATTActaaaaagtgtaattattactttaataattacattttcatcTAATTACTTTAGAATCTCCAAATATAAGTTTAAGCACATTCAATTCAAGTAATTCATAATATTTCTTAGTTTTGAGTTCGAAGAttacttttaactaataattttagatTTCCTTGGTAATGTGAAATCTTTGACAAATCTACccaatttgattcattttacttaattaaaaataaaacaataataatttaggaTAAATCTCAATATGAACTTTgatcaaatatgaaatttgatacATAAACTTAGATTTGATGTAATTATACATATGAAACTTTTTTATTGTGGTTCCAAtgtttacatagaaatttgattttaatttaattgtacgCATCTAAGTAAATAgatcaatttatttatcataaaatgaTGTTACAAAAATCACATTAAATGATTTCTTTTTAGACAAGGGAGTATGGATGATTGATGTTATATAGATATTCGTCTTAAATTCTGAAATTTATGTGTACAAGcccattttgcccgggcccatacCAGCAAAACAGATACACTAGGCCTAACTAACCCAAACAAACCCAAAATTATTAACCTagcccaaaatttaaaaaaggataCCAATGGCCCAAACGgcccaaaacataaacaaatttcagcaaaaaagaaaaccctagggtttccctGCCTCTCTAGCGCCGCCACACACTACTACCATGTCGTCGACGCCTCGCCACCTGCCATACGGTCACCTGCAAACACGCAAGAAGAAAAGCAGAAGCAGACAAGACTAGACAGAAAAAATTTAGCTTTCTTTGGCTATAAAGCTGAATATTGTAAAATGAAATAGGGGGCTTCATGACTGTAATCGGGAGTCCcgatttttgaaaagaaaaaaacattaaaagaaagaaatacaaAGCAGAAAACAGAGAAGGtttcccttctttttctctATCATTCTGTTTAGAagatctttttttcttttgttttatctactcatttttagaatattagtaataaaataaataaaaggggacTCACCGGGAACCGCCACGGTTTCACCGTCAGAGGGCTTCTCCTCCGTCTCCGATTCGGATCCGAAAGGGGTTGAGGATTCCCCTCTTTCTCGCGGGTTGAGAGAGCTTGGCTCTCAAGGACGCCGCAGCGAGGGCTAAAGGGCCTTTCTTTCTCGGCGTTGACCGCCGGCCACGGGGTGCCGCAGCGGAGGCCGAAGAAGGCCATCGTTCGGATGGTTGGGGGGGGGAGGTGGAGagtttctgttttttttttatttcttattttttttgaagCAGATTAGaatgagatttagggtttttttttttagtttttatagcatttaaaacggcaccgttttagcCCCATAacccgcgcgtcgacccgacccgcgACCTAGGGTCCGCGTTTTTTTGTGCAGGTGGGTTATTTACATGCGCGGTCCTTCCGCTTTTGAAGCGCGTTACAATTTGcccctttttgttattttcttttatttttaatttagcccccgagttttattttggtttcattttgGTCCACTGCAGCACTGCCTTTTGGGGCTATGGTCTATTTACCTTTTTGGTCCCCCCTCTTTCGGCGAAtgtcacaatttagtccttttcgttttttattttaaattcgcccaatattttcttttttatttcaatttagtcggCATTTTagcacttttattatttaagtttattattattattattattattactattattatactaatataattgcttctatatatatatatatatatgtatatatgtgccCATATGTacgtttattttttatatatactatagtttatatatgtatgtatttacatgcatatatacattCTTACATGTATTCTCTTTTATTtgcataactatatatatatatttacatatccTTTATACttctaatatatgtattttgtatatactctttatattttatgtattccataacttttatatacatatatatacattcactttatgatttataacttaaatatgtttatatatatacatgaacattttatttcctactatttgtattgttattgttatactatttgatatttatttatttatttatttatttattcatgtattcgttattatttttaggaaccgctttaattttctcatatctttggatttgttattttatgtattttatttccttttgatTATTGCTTATATTAGTTTTACTtgtattatcattatcattgtgttatacatgttaatattgcatttattcCTACCATTTTgtgttaagttaattttatttaatatgatttttaaataaaaccaaatctcgtatttagattcgagaaggtcgtacc
This genomic window contains:
- the LOC105803633 gene encoding glutamine synthetase nodule isozyme isoform X2: MSLLTDLVNQNLSDCTDKIIAEYIWVGGSGIDLRSKARTLSGPVSDPSKLPKWNYDGSSTGQASGEDSEVILYPQAIFKDPFRRGNNILVMCDAYTPAGDPIPTNKRCAAAKIFSHPDVVAEEPWYGIEQEYTLLQKDVKWPIGWPVGGFPGPQGPYYCGVGVDKAFGRDIVDSHYKACLYAGISISGINGEVMPGQWEFQVGPTVGISAGDELWVARYVLERITEIAGVVLSFDPKPIQGDWNGAGAHTNYSISKTGGQLQTWTHTLSLP
- the LOC105803633 gene encoding glutamine synthetase nodule isozyme isoform X1; translation: MSLLTDLVNQNLSDCTDKIIAEYIWVGGSGIDLRSKARTLSGPVSDPSKLPKWNYDGSSTGQASGEDSEVILYPQAIFKDPFRRGNNILVMCDAYTPAGDPIPTNKRCAAAKIFSHPDVVAEEPWYGIEQEYTLLQKDVKWPIGWPVGGFPGPQGPYYCGVGVDKAFGRDIVDSHYKACLYAGISISGINGEVMPGQWEFQVGPTVGISAGDELWVARYVLERITEIAGVVLSFDPKPIQGDWNGAGAHTNYSTKSMRCDGGYEVIKKAIEKLGARHTQHIAAYGEGNERRLTGRHETADINTFIWGVANRGISIRVGRDTEKAGKGYFEDRRPASNMDPYIVTSMIAETTILWKP